A part of Girardinichthys multiradiatus isolate DD_20200921_A chromosome 12, DD_fGirMul_XY1, whole genome shotgun sequence genomic DNA contains:
- the suds3 gene encoding sin3 histone deacetylase corepressor complex component SDS3 isoform X1 translates to MASTLISPMVDYYNDEEELDSVDDDDDRSFRGRDSEEDTEDASETDLAKHDEEDFVEIKEQMYQDKLASLKRQLQQLQEGTLQEYQKRMKKLDQQYKERLRNADLFLQLETEQVERNYIKEKKAAVKEFDDKKVELKENLIAELEEKKKMIENEKLTMELTGDSMEVKPIMTRKLRRRPNDPVPIPDKRRKPAPAQLNYLLTDEQIMEDLRTLNKLKSPKRPVSPSSPEHVPSAPIENPSQRYEARIEEGKLYYDKRWYHKSQAIYLESKDNTKISCVISSVGTNEIWVRKTSDSTKMRIYLGQLQRGTFVIRRRSAA, encoded by the exons ATGGCTTCCACTTTAATTTCTCCAATGGTGGATTATTACAACGACGAAGAGGAACTCGACAGCGTGGATGACGACGATGACCGAAGTTTCAGGGGAAGAGACTCAGAAGAAG ACACTGAAGATGCCAGTGAGACAGATCTTGCCAAACATGACGAGGAGGACTTTGTGGAAATCAAGGAACA AATGTACCAAGATAAACTGGCCTCATTGAAAAGACAGCTGCAGCAGCTACAAGAAG GTACTCTGCAGGAGTATCAGAAGAGGATGAAGAAGCTGGACCAGCAGTACAAAGAAAGACTTCGAAATGCAG aTTTGTTTCTTCAGCTTGAG ACAGAACAGGTGGAGAGAAACTACATTAAAGAGAAGAAAGCAGCGGTGAAGGAGTTTGATGATAAAAAGGTGGAACTGAAGGAAAACCTAATCGCTGAGctggaggaaaagaaaaaaatgattgaGAATGAGAAGTTAACAATGGAGCTAACGGGTG ACTCAATGGAAGTAAAACCAATCATGACAAGAAAGCTGAGGAGACGACCCAACGATCCAGTCCCGATACCAGATAAGCGAAGAAAACCTGCACCAG CTCAGCTAAACTATTTATTAACAGACGAGCAGATTATGGAAGACCTAAGAACACTTAATAAG CTAAAGTCACCAAAACGACCAG TGTCTCCTTCATCTCCTGAGCACGTCCCCTCTGCTCCCATTGAGAACCCCTCCCAGCGTTACGAGGCCCGCATTGAAGAGGGGAAACTTTACTACGATAAAAGATG GTACCATAAGAGTCAAGCCATTTACCTGGAATCAAAGGATAACACAAAGATTAGCTgtgtcatcagctcagttggGACGAATGAg ATTTGGGTGAGGAAGACGAGCGACAGTACAAAGATGAGGATCTACCTAGGGCAGCTGCAGAGAGGAACATTTGTCATCCGTCGACGGTCTGCTGCGTGA
- the suds3 gene encoding sin3 histone deacetylase corepressor complex component SDS3 isoform X2, which translates to MTTLKDTEDASETDLAKHDEEDFVEIKEQMYQDKLASLKRQLQQLQEGTLQEYQKRMKKLDQQYKERLRNADLFLQLETEQVERNYIKEKKAAVKEFDDKKVELKENLIAELEEKKKMIENEKLTMELTGDSMEVKPIMTRKLRRRPNDPVPIPDKRRKPAPAQLNYLLTDEQIMEDLRTLNKLKSPKRPVSPSSPEHVPSAPIENPSQRYEARIEEGKLYYDKRWYHKSQAIYLESKDNTKISCVISSVGTNEIWVRKTSDSTKMRIYLGQLQRGTFVIRRRSAA; encoded by the exons ATGACAACACTAAAAG ACACTGAAGATGCCAGTGAGACAGATCTTGCCAAACATGACGAGGAGGACTTTGTGGAAATCAAGGAACA AATGTACCAAGATAAACTGGCCTCATTGAAAAGACAGCTGCAGCAGCTACAAGAAG GTACTCTGCAGGAGTATCAGAAGAGGATGAAGAAGCTGGACCAGCAGTACAAAGAAAGACTTCGAAATGCAG aTTTGTTTCTTCAGCTTGAG ACAGAACAGGTGGAGAGAAACTACATTAAAGAGAAGAAAGCAGCGGTGAAGGAGTTTGATGATAAAAAGGTGGAACTGAAGGAAAACCTAATCGCTGAGctggaggaaaagaaaaaaatgattgaGAATGAGAAGTTAACAATGGAGCTAACGGGTG ACTCAATGGAAGTAAAACCAATCATGACAAGAAAGCTGAGGAGACGACCCAACGATCCAGTCCCGATACCAGATAAGCGAAGAAAACCTGCACCAG CTCAGCTAAACTATTTATTAACAGACGAGCAGATTATGGAAGACCTAAGAACACTTAATAAG CTAAAGTCACCAAAACGACCAG TGTCTCCTTCATCTCCTGAGCACGTCCCCTCTGCTCCCATTGAGAACCCCTCCCAGCGTTACGAGGCCCGCATTGAAGAGGGGAAACTTTACTACGATAAAAGATG GTACCATAAGAGTCAAGCCATTTACCTGGAATCAAAGGATAACACAAAGATTAGCTgtgtcatcagctcagttggGACGAATGAg ATTTGGGTGAGGAAGACGAGCGACAGTACAAAGATGAGGATCTACCTAGGGCAGCTGCAGAGAGGAACATTTGTCATCCGTCGACGGTCTGCTGCGTGA